From the Toxoplasma gondii ME49 chromosome VIIa, whole genome shotgun sequence genome, one window contains:
- a CDS encoding hypothetical protein (encoded by transcript TGME49_203620) → MGPLGRVSSGQLAGVRRHRSCGLIRSTGPLCLSLRQSQSASDSVSSLTPLSLQQRAVCRPVMNADPPCDVISRFVSPDSRLFIFCPRDILRASRGPSDVPAKSQAPTGVSIGSALSRESVTSRSTQPDRARLRLVSLSAAPSLCSTPRLSPCHTRCGAVRDTANASSCVSGPSRSESVLSPQDALHDNLLWLPARRTIRRHNAGATRATLARLPWFSSRFSLPGLHARFYTSSPHGRLLSSTTPSQLASPPSPPSPPPLRVPASFFLRASTSAPAISALRASRSSHFSVPGPPSSPMTLFVHASFSRSAGPLLGQARDAAVDAFFPGGGCSWLQVRWKKKRGKKEKVILNAEQVATKTRLPPIRLEDRITPEPPATVARNIRSQISRAVAGWKTKRMFTYRNKYRLRRLVGMTHDIDSDDEFAQANARTRETNASTSKVSSSGCSTEKAEGVNGSTMGRRNRPSFAGRTFVTPLTKLQHQAALPRSPLHARFDFPHTVHYDVFWGPPQVEEEPNKSGCWVSFRVADLKLSDSQEQRLLDILGPERYDEQTGVVCLEADVFPQLNHNAAYLGDILQQLMREVKKA, encoded by the exons ATGGGGCCACTTGGCCGGGTGTCCTCGGGCCAGCTTGCTGGGGTCCGTCGGCACAGATCCTGCGGGCTGATACGGTCTACGGGACCCCTCTGCCTTAGCCTCCGACAGTCGCAAAGTGCCTCTgattctgtctcttcgctaactcctctctccttgcaGCAACGAGCTGTCTGTCGACCAGTCATGAACGCGGACCCCCCTTGTGATGTCATTTCCCGCTTCGTGTCTCCAGATTCCCGGCTGTTTATTTTCTGTCCGCGAGACATCTTGCGGGCCAGTCGGGGTCCTTCCGATGTGCCGGCGAAATCTCAGGCTCCCACCGGGGTCTCTATTGGCTCCGCGCTTTCTCGGGAGAGCGTCACAAGCCGGTCCACACAACCAGACAGAGCTCGCTTACGtttggtgtctctctcggctgctcCCTCGCTCTGTTCCACCCCGCGGCTTTCCCCCTGTCACACGCGCTGTGGCGCCGTAAGGGACACCGCGAATGCTTCGTCATGTGTGTCTGGCCCTTCAAGGAGCGAATCTGTCTTGTCCCCGCAAGACGCGCTCCACGACAACCTTCTCTGGTTACCAGCAAGAAGAACGATCAGACGCCACAACGCGGGTGCGACAAGGGCAACTCTCGCTCGGCTTCCGTGGTTCTCTTCCCGGTTCTCTTTGCCAGGTCTCCATGCCCGTTTCTATACCTCTTCTCCACATGGGCGCCTGCTCTCTTCGACAACTCCCTCACAGCTTGCCagtcctccttctcccccgTCCCCGCCACCTCTGCGTgttcctgcttctttcttcctccggGCTTCTACTTCGGCTCCAGCGATCTCTGCTTTGCGCGCGTCCCGTTCATCTCATTTCTCTGTCCCCGGTCCACCCTCGTCGCCGATGACTCTGTTTGTACACGCGAGCTTCTCCCGCTCCGCCGGCCCGCTGCTCGGACAAGCACGCGACGCAGCCGTGGATGCTTTCTTTCCCGGCGGCGGATGCTCTTGGCTCCAAGTGcggtggaagaagaagagaggaaagaaggagaaagtcATCTTGAATGCGGAGCAAGTTGCAACGAAGACCAG GCTTCCTCCAATTCGTCTAGAGGATCGTATCACCCCGGAGCCGCCTGCAACTGTTGCGAGGAACATTCGATCTCAGATCTCGAGGGCGGTGGCAGGCTGGAAAACCAAGCGCATGTTTACGTATCGAAATAAATACCGA CTCCGACGTCTCGTAGGGATGACGCACGACATTGACAGCGATGACGAGTTTGCACAGGCGAATGCacggacgagagagacaaatgcTTCTACCTCCAAGGTGTCGTCCAGTGGGTGCAgcacagagaaggcggaaggagTGAACGGTTCGACTATGGGACGAAGAAATAGGCCGAGCTTTGCAGGTCGAACGTTTGTCACTCCCCTCACAAAGCTTCAGCACCAGGCTGCCCTCCCTCGATCTCCAT TGCATGCCAGGTTCGACTTCCCTCACACTGTTCACTACGAC GTTTTCTGGGGCCCACCCCAAGTGGAGGAGGAGCCCAACAAGAGTGGCTGTTGGGTTTCGTTTCGCGTTGCCGACCTCAAACTGTCCGACAG TCAAGAACAACGCCTTCTGGACATATTGGGCCCCGAGCGGTACGACGAACAGACTGGAGTCGTTTGCCTGGAAGCAGATGTCTTTCCACAGCTCAATCACAACGCTGCCTACCTAG GCGATATACTTCAGCAGCTTATGcgagaggtgaagaaggcgtGA
- the RPL44 gene encoding ribosomal protein RPL44 (encoded by transcript TGME49_203630), translating to MVNVPKLRNTFCKGPKCRKHQPHKVSQYKKGKDSLVVQGKRRYDRKQKGFGGQTKPIFRKKAKTTKKIVLKLECTKCKTKRLLPIKRCKSFELGAEKKSKGGPGY from the exons ATGGTGAATGTTCCAAAACTCCGCAATACCTTTTGCAAGGGGCCCAAGTGCCGCAAGCACCAGCCCCACAAGGTGTCACAGTACAAGAAGGGAAAGGACTCCCTTGTGGTGCAAGGAAAACGACGTTACGACCGCAAGCAGAAGGGTTTCGGTGGACAAACCAAGCCTATTTtcaggaagaaggcgaagactaCCAAGAAGATCGTCCTCAAGCTT GAGTGCACCAAATGCAAGACTAAGCGTCTGCTGCCGATCAAGCGATGCAAGAGCTTCGAGCTCGGAGctgaaaagaagagcaaggGAGGACCCGGTTATTAA